The proteins below come from a single Pseudarthrobacter sp. SSS035 genomic window:
- a CDS encoding Tat pathway signal protein yields the protein MDPEKDQGNGPDKDQAKGQGTGQGKDQGAPKPPPWQVPKPELRPELLNEPIPTVDPFARDRERQTHDAAARKKRSQRRTVVVGLGVTALLAGTITAVVASNQDEPEYAQVCFNDETGERVEDTQCNSSAGRSGALFAWYFYSRGASVPAVGQNRSSYPSYTSTIPSGAKASTGYSTKGGTVSRGGFGSSSKGSSTGG from the coding sequence ATGGACCCGGAAAAGGACCAAGGCAACGGTCCGGACAAGGACCAGGCCAAAGGCCAGGGCACCGGTCAAGGCAAGGACCAGGGAGCGCCGAAACCGCCCCCGTGGCAGGTTCCCAAACCTGAGCTGCGCCCCGAACTCCTGAACGAACCCATTCCCACGGTTGATCCCTTCGCCCGGGACCGCGAGCGCCAGACCCATGATGCGGCCGCGCGCAAGAAGCGTTCCCAGCGGCGGACCGTTGTGGTGGGGTTGGGAGTCACGGCCCTCCTCGCCGGCACCATCACCGCCGTCGTGGCCAGCAACCAGGATGAACCCGAGTACGCCCAGGTCTGTTTCAACGACGAAACCGGCGAACGCGTCGAGGATACGCAGTGCAACAGCTCGGCCGGCCGGAGCGGCGCACTATTCGCGTGGTACTTCTACTCCCGCGGCGCCAGCGTGCCAGCGGTGGGGCAGAACCGGTCCTCATATCCGAGCTATACCAGCACCATCCCCAGCGGCGCCAAGGCATCCACCGGGTACAGCACCAAGGGCGGCACAGTCAGCAGGGGCGGCTTCGGCAGCAGCTCCAAGGGCTCAAGTACGGGGGGTTAG
- a CDS encoding MOSC domain-containing protein, with protein sequence METASVLAVCRVHQLLPDEGSVGVTAIDKRPVEGPVKVHKLGLHGDVQASRIHHGGEDQAIYAYSQDDADYWAKELQRDLPPGIFGENLRVSGIEATGAVIGERWKIGLDVEVEVTSPRVPCAAFQRRMGEPQWVKRFTEAGRIGTYLRVIRTGNVQAGDHIHQLFVPTHGITIGKWFSEPDLEAMEALRDADADGEIRLQSDYHDTFEALLRRLGR encoded by the coding sequence ATGGAAACCGCATCAGTGCTAGCCGTCTGCCGTGTCCACCAGCTTCTTCCCGATGAAGGCAGCGTGGGAGTCACCGCCATCGACAAGCGGCCGGTGGAAGGTCCCGTCAAAGTCCACAAACTCGGCCTCCACGGTGACGTCCAGGCGAGCCGGATCCACCATGGCGGGGAGGACCAGGCCATCTACGCCTACTCCCAGGATGATGCCGACTACTGGGCGAAGGAGCTCCAACGCGACCTCCCGCCCGGGATCTTCGGGGAAAACCTTCGCGTGTCCGGCATCGAGGCCACCGGGGCAGTGATCGGGGAACGCTGGAAGATCGGGCTCGACGTCGAAGTTGAAGTCACTTCGCCGCGCGTCCCGTGCGCCGCCTTCCAGCGCCGGATGGGGGAGCCGCAATGGGTCAAGCGCTTCACGGAAGCGGGCCGGATTGGTACCTACCTGCGTGTGATCCGCACCGGAAACGTCCAGGCCGGCGACCACATCCACCAGCTTTTCGTGCCGACCCACGGCATCACCATCGGAAAGTGGTTCAGCGAACCTGACCTTGAGGCCATGGAAGCGTTGCGGGATGCCGACGCCGACGGCGAGATCCGCCTCCAGTCCGACTACCACGACACCTTTGAGGCGCTGCTGCGGCGGCTGGGACGGTAG
- a CDS encoding DEAD/DEAH box helicase, which yields MPENQTNDDTAITAEAVTAETVAVEFTEAVAPAAEPAATEAEAPAAPAEEAPAKVEEAPAAQTEAPAAKFEEAPVAKAEEAKTEEAPAKAEETEDEGVKFADLGIDARVLAALMDVGYEKPSPIQAATIPLLLEGRDVVGLAQTGTGKTAAFAVPALSRLAELHDLNGPSRKTQALVLAPTRELALQVAEAFTSYAKHIDDFTVLPVYGGSAYGPQLAGLRRGAQVVVGTPGRVIDHISKGSLDLSELQYLVLDEADEMLRMGFAEDVEQIFQQTPSDRQVALFSATMPSQIRRMSKQYLNNPAEISVKSKTTTGANTRQRYLQVMGPHKLDALTRILEVEEFDGVIAFVRTKMATEDLADKLKSRGFQAAAINGDIPQQQRERTVEALKEGRIDILVATDVAARGLDVERISHVVNYDIPHDTESYVHRIGRTGRAGRSGDAILFMTPREKYLLRSIEKATRQPVEQMHLPTAETVNTLRLGKFAERITETLESEDVAAFRDLISSYEEEHNVPASEIAAALAVMAQGGQPLLVKELAAAPDFQKRERSKDGFGSRGPTRTLTEGNATYRIAVGRRQRVMPGSIVGAIANEGGISSANIGGIDIRADHSLVELPADLSADQLKALSRTRIGGELIHLELDNGRKPSGDGERGGYQGNRGGGDRGGYQGNRGGGDRGGYSGGGDRGGYSGGGAGGGDRGGNFKGNGGFKKEFRKTDGERSSADRGGRSFSDRNERSVGTDAARKPRTEGGFKPRNKW from the coding sequence ATGCCTGAAAATCAGACCAACGACGACACAGCTATCACCGCCGAAGCAGTAACTGCCGAAACCGTCGCCGTCGAATTCACCGAGGCCGTTGCCCCCGCAGCAGAGCCCGCCGCCACCGAAGCTGAAGCGCCCGCCGCTCCCGCTGAAGAAGCCCCCGCCAAGGTCGAAGAAGCGCCTGCCGCTCAGACCGAGGCGCCTGCTGCCAAGTTTGAAGAAGCTCCCGTAGCCAAGGCTGAGGAAGCGAAGACCGAGGAAGCACCCGCCAAGGCTGAGGAAACCGAAGACGAGGGCGTGAAGTTCGCCGATCTCGGCATCGACGCCCGCGTCCTCGCCGCCCTGATGGACGTCGGCTACGAAAAGCCTTCCCCCATCCAGGCAGCAACCATCCCGCTGCTGCTTGAAGGCCGCGACGTTGTGGGCCTCGCCCAGACCGGTACCGGTAAGACTGCAGCATTCGCAGTACCGGCACTGTCCCGCCTGGCCGAGCTCCACGACCTCAACGGCCCGTCCCGCAAGACCCAGGCCCTGGTTCTGGCTCCGACCCGCGAGCTTGCGCTCCAGGTAGCCGAGGCCTTCACCTCGTACGCCAAGCACATCGATGACTTCACCGTCCTCCCCGTCTACGGCGGCTCCGCTTACGGCCCCCAGCTCGCCGGCCTGCGCCGCGGTGCCCAGGTTGTTGTCGGTACTCCCGGCCGTGTGATCGACCACATCTCCAAGGGTTCCCTGGACCTGTCCGAGCTCCAGTACCTGGTGCTGGATGAGGCCGACGAAATGCTGCGCATGGGCTTCGCCGAAGACGTGGAGCAGATCTTCCAGCAGACCCCGTCGGACCGCCAGGTGGCACTGTTTTCGGCCACCATGCCGAGCCAGATCCGCCGGATGTCCAAGCAGTACCTGAACAACCCGGCCGAGATCTCGGTCAAGTCCAAGACCACCACCGGCGCCAACACCCGCCAGCGGTACCTGCAGGTTATGGGCCCGCACAAGCTCGACGCCCTGACCCGCATCCTCGAGGTTGAAGAGTTCGACGGCGTTATCGCCTTCGTGCGCACCAAGATGGCTACCGAGGACCTGGCTGACAAGCTGAAGTCCCGCGGCTTCCAGGCTGCCGCCATCAACGGCGACATCCCGCAGCAGCAGCGCGAACGCACTGTCGAGGCGCTGAAGGAAGGCCGCATCGATATCCTGGTGGCCACCGACGTCGCGGCCCGTGGCCTTGACGTTGAGCGCATCAGCCACGTGGTCAACTACGACATCCCGCACGACACCGAGTCCTACGTCCACCGCATCGGCCGCACCGGCCGTGCAGGCCGTTCGGGTGACGCCATCCTGTTTATGACGCCGCGGGAGAAGTACCTGCTGCGTTCCATCGAAAAGGCAACGCGCCAGCCGGTGGAGCAGATGCACCTGCCCACGGCCGAGACCGTCAACACGCTGCGCCTGGGCAAGTTCGCCGAGCGCATCACGGAGACCCTCGAGTCCGAGGACGTTGCCGCGTTCCGCGACCTCATCTCCTCCTACGAGGAAGAGCACAACGTGCCGGCCTCGGAGATCGCTGCCGCGCTGGCCGTGATGGCCCAGGGCGGACAGCCGCTCCTGGTCAAGGAACTGGCTGCAGCTCCCGATTTCCAGAAGCGCGAGCGCTCCAAGGACGGCTTCGGCTCACGTGGCCCCACCCGTACGCTCACTGAGGGCAACGCCACCTACCGGATCGCCGTCGGACGCCGCCAGCGCGTCATGCCGGGTTCCATCGTTGGCGCCATTGCCAACGAAGGCGGCATCTCCTCGGCCAACATCGGCGGCATCGACATCCGGGCCGACCACTCCCTCGTAGAGCTCCCGGCGGACCTCAGTGCCGACCAGCTGAAGGCTCTGTCCCGCACCCGGATCGGCGGCGAGCTGATCCACCTCGAGCTGGACAACGGCCGCAAGCCCTCCGGCGACGGCGAGCGTGGCGGCTACCAGGGCAACCGTGGCGGCGGCGACCGCGGCGGCTACCAGGGCAACCGTGGCGGCGGCGATCGCGGCGGTTACTCCGGCGGTGGCGACCGCGGTGGTTACTCCGGCGGTGGCGCCGGTGGCGGCGACCGTGGCGGCAACTTCAAGGGCAACGGCGGGTTCAAGAAGGAATTCCGCAAGACGGACGGCGAGCGTAGCTCAGCTGACCGCGGCGGCCGCTCCTTCAGCGACCGTAACGAGCGCAGCGTGGGCACCGATGCGGCACGCAAGCCGCGCACCGAAGGCGGCTTCAAGCCCCGCAACAAGTGGTAA
- the yidC gene encoding membrane protein insertase YidC, whose translation MDFFGTIMGPFNWLVSAVMVGIHDVLSSMGMPAASGWTWTLSIIGLVLIIRAALIPVFLRQVSAQRRMRLLQPDLKRLQDKYKGKTDQLSRQAMAQEQMALYKEHGTNPFSACLPMLIQVPFFFALFQVLSGIPVAAREARGIGAMTHEQAVQFDESSIVGAPLSASVLHGSGGDPAAVAVLTILMILAMTAAQFITQRRIMARTMPDEAADNPLARQQRVILYALPFVFGVGGVLFPIGVLIYWTTTNLWTMAQQFTVK comes from the coding sequence GTGGACTTCTTCGGAACCATCATGGGTCCGTTCAATTGGCTTGTATCCGCCGTCATGGTCGGAATCCATGACGTCCTGAGCAGCATGGGCATGCCTGCGGCAAGCGGCTGGACGTGGACTCTGTCCATCATCGGCCTGGTGCTGATCATCCGTGCCGCCCTGATTCCGGTGTTCCTGCGGCAGGTCAGCGCCCAGCGCCGGATGCGGCTCCTGCAGCCGGACCTGAAGAGGCTGCAGGACAAGTACAAGGGCAAGACCGATCAGCTGTCCCGGCAGGCCATGGCCCAGGAACAGATGGCCCTCTACAAGGAACATGGGACCAACCCGTTCTCCGCCTGCCTGCCGATGCTCATCCAGGTGCCGTTCTTCTTCGCGCTTTTCCAGGTACTCTCCGGCATCCCAGTCGCAGCCAGGGAAGCCCGCGGCATCGGAGCGATGACCCACGAACAGGCTGTGCAGTTCGACGAATCAAGCATTGTCGGCGCCCCGCTGTCAGCGTCCGTGCTGCACGGCAGTGGTGGCGACCCCGCGGCGGTCGCAGTACTGACCATCCTGATGATCCTGGCCATGACGGCCGCGCAGTTCATCACGCAACGGCGCATCATGGCCAGGACCATGCCTGACGAGGCCGCAGACAATCCCCTCGCGCGCCAGCAGAGGGTGATCCTGTATGCCCTGCCATTCGTCTTCGGTGTTGGCGGCGTCCTCTTCCCGATCGGGGTCCTGATCTACTGGACCACCACCAACCTCTGGACCATGGCGCAGCAGTTCACCGTCAAATGA
- a CDS encoding dihydrofolate reductase family protein, translating into MGQLIYSAIASLDGYVADRNGNFSWSEPDEEVHTFVNDLERDVGTYLFGRRMYQVMSAWETFDTPDQPDYIRDFARIWQGADKVVYSTTLTAASTAKTRLERTFVHDAVRDLKNATDAHISIGGPTLAAAALTAGLVDECRVFLNPVAVGGGLRFLPDGLGLRLDLLEEHTFGNGVAYLRYRTRA; encoded by the coding sequence ATGGGCCAGCTCATCTACTCAGCAATCGCGTCACTGGACGGATACGTCGCGGACCGCAACGGTAACTTCAGCTGGAGCGAGCCGGACGAGGAAGTCCATACGTTCGTCAATGATCTCGAGCGCGATGTGGGCACCTACCTTTTCGGCCGCCGCATGTACCAGGTCATGTCTGCGTGGGAAACCTTCGATACCCCCGATCAGCCGGACTACATCCGGGACTTCGCGCGGATCTGGCAAGGGGCAGACAAGGTTGTCTACTCCACCACTCTCACCGCCGCATCCACGGCCAAGACCAGGCTCGAGCGGACCTTTGTTCACGACGCCGTCCGGGACCTCAAGAACGCCACGGACGCGCACATCAGCATCGGTGGCCCCACCTTGGCCGCTGCGGCGCTCACCGCCGGGCTGGTGGACGAATGCCGCGTGTTCCTCAATCCGGTGGCCGTGGGAGGAGGCCTGCGCTTCCTCCCGGACGGGCTGGGCCTGCGGCTGGACCTCCTCGAAGAGCACACCTTTGGAAACGGCGTGGCCTACCTCCGCTACCGCACACGGGCATAG
- a CDS encoding SDR family oxidoreductase: MTSIVIIGGHGKVALHLSTLLTTEGHSVTSIIRNPDHAADVAATGATPSVLDVENSTTAAIADALRGHDAVVWSAGAGGGSPERTYAVDRDAAIRSMDAAAESGVGRYVMVSYLGAGPDHGVPAENSFFAYADAKAAADEYLRGTALAWTILGPGTLTDQPGTGLIEVDPGTDGSRATSRSNTASVAAAVLDLPETAGRTIEFRDGTLPIAAALEPQP, encoded by the coding sequence ATGACCAGCATCGTTATCATCGGCGGCCACGGCAAAGTGGCCCTCCACCTGTCCACGCTTCTTACAACCGAAGGTCACAGCGTCACCTCCATCATCCGCAACCCGGACCATGCCGCTGACGTCGCGGCTACCGGCGCTACGCCGTCGGTCCTGGACGTTGAGAATTCGACGACGGCGGCAATCGCCGACGCCCTCAGGGGCCATGACGCCGTGGTCTGGTCCGCCGGGGCCGGGGGAGGAAGCCCGGAGCGCACTTATGCGGTGGACCGTGACGCGGCCATCCGGTCGATGGACGCGGCGGCGGAGTCCGGCGTCGGGCGTTATGTGATGGTGTCCTACCTGGGCGCGGGGCCGGACCATGGCGTTCCGGCGGAGAACAGCTTCTTTGCCTACGCGGACGCCAAAGCTGCGGCGGATGAGTACCTGCGCGGCACCGCACTGGCCTGGACCATCCTGGGTCCCGGGACGCTGACGGACCAGCCGGGGACAGGGCTCATCGAAGTGGACCCCGGCACGGACGGCAGCAGGGCAACGTCCCGCAGCAACACGGCCAGTGTGGCCGCCGCCGTGCTGGACCTGCCCGAAACGGCGGGGCGGACCATCGAATTCCGTGACGGCACACTCCCGATTGCCGCCGCCCTGGAGCCGCAGCCGTAG
- a CDS encoding ROK family transcriptional regulator yields the protein MTEISVATPQLLRRVSAGAVLDFMRASEAVTVTEVMEATGLTRATAIAVCEDLMHRGWIRELENQRAFGGYQKGRPARRFELNERAGYVLGMDVGVSKATVVVSDLRGKALGRSSQPFAAADIPAEERIAVIDRTAMMALHSVGASPDSVLAVCAGIAAPVDRNGEVLVTQHFWGLFDVGLKAALRDRRGWTVLLENDANLAALGDRWRGAAAGVDDVVVILASERFGSGVIDGGRLLHGRGGGAGELAFLDMVEGVGDTYGIATLARTWATDALAGKAKTSLREFAAEGVEAEQVFAAAADGDAVARAILERLADRMARVIGAVSTIINPELVVIGGAVAKSAGVLLGPIAERLKEYTVTPARVAVSPLGDSIVTVGAVRCALDYVERNTLDLELAVPD from the coding sequence ATGACTGAAATATCCGTGGCAACGCCCCAATTACTACGCCGAGTGAGTGCCGGAGCCGTCCTTGACTTCATGCGCGCCTCAGAAGCGGTGACTGTCACCGAAGTCATGGAGGCCACCGGACTCACGCGGGCCACGGCCATTGCGGTATGCGAGGACCTCATGCACCGAGGCTGGATCCGGGAGCTGGAAAACCAAAGGGCTTTCGGCGGCTACCAGAAAGGCAGGCCGGCGCGGCGGTTCGAGCTCAACGAACGCGCCGGCTACGTGCTGGGCATGGACGTGGGTGTCTCCAAGGCCACCGTGGTGGTGTCCGACCTTCGCGGAAAGGCCCTCGGCAGGTCCAGCCAGCCCTTCGCGGCAGCAGACATCCCGGCCGAGGAACGCATCGCCGTCATTGACCGCACCGCCATGATGGCACTGCACAGCGTGGGCGCGTCGCCGGATTCCGTCCTGGCCGTCTGCGCCGGCATTGCGGCGCCAGTGGACCGTAACGGGGAGGTCCTGGTGACGCAGCACTTCTGGGGACTGTTCGACGTCGGCCTGAAGGCTGCGCTGCGGGACCGGCGGGGCTGGACCGTACTGCTGGAAAACGATGCGAACCTGGCCGCCCTGGGCGACCGCTGGCGCGGCGCCGCTGCCGGGGTGGATGACGTCGTGGTCATCCTCGCGAGTGAGCGCTTCGGCTCGGGAGTGATCGACGGCGGGCGGCTGCTGCACGGCCGGGGCGGAGGCGCCGGCGAGCTCGCCTTCCTCGACATGGTGGAGGGTGTGGGAGATACCTACGGCATCGCCACATTGGCAAGGACGTGGGCGACTGACGCCCTTGCCGGCAAGGCCAAAACATCCCTCCGGGAGTTTGCCGCCGAAGGAGTCGAGGCGGAGCAGGTCTTCGCGGCTGCTGCCGACGGAGATGCCGTGGCGCGGGCGATCCTCGAACGGCTCGCCGACAGGATGGCCAGGGTCATCGGGGCTGTGTCCACCATCATCAACCCGGAACTGGTGGTCATCGGCGGCGCCGTGGCCAAGTCTGCCGGCGTGCTGCTTGGGCCGATCGCCGAACGCCTGAAGGAATACACTGTCACTCCCGCGCGGGTGGCGGTTTCCCCGCTGGGCGATTCGATCGTGACCGTCGGCGCCGTACGGTGCGCCCTCGACTACGTGGAAAGGAACACCCTGGACCTGGAGCTCGCGGTTCCGGACTAA
- a CDS encoding ABC transporter substrate-binding protein, with amino-acid sequence MKAAVPATLPSRRSLFRAAGLAGAAAILPLTGCAAGTGQQAGVTTLRFMQNKPEVVDYFNQVIKDFEALNPDIRVIQDFNEGNFVPGLVRNDPPDVVTRGFATETAEFVRKGIFADLSGLPVAKTIDPKFQDLISSWGQYKGHETSALPFSIAAAGVIYNRDIFAAHGVAVPTTWDAFIAACETFKAAGITPIYGTFKDAWTLRQGAFDYVTGGMLDVGGFFKDLMAKGANIPPSAPESFSNHYRSSLPKILQLASFSQNGAASKNYSDGNAAFGKGQAAMYLQGPWALSQLVQANKDIKLGTFPLPVTNDPDQTKVRVNVDMALSITRNTRKGAAAERFLNYLLEPSVVNTYNEKNAAFSPLLGAPAVSNPHLSGVAAHVGEGRYYQGAGTYFPPSVPMNNYIQSFVFNKNGEQFLTTVDDEWRRVAERTAV; translated from the coding sequence GTGAAAGCCGCTGTTCCGGCAACGCTGCCCAGCAGGCGCTCCCTCTTCCGGGCGGCCGGCCTGGCGGGAGCAGCCGCCATCCTTCCCCTCACCGGCTGCGCCGCCGGCACAGGGCAGCAGGCTGGCGTCACCACCCTGCGGTTTATGCAGAACAAGCCTGAGGTGGTGGACTACTTCAACCAGGTGATCAAGGACTTCGAAGCACTGAACCCGGATATCCGGGTCATCCAGGACTTCAATGAGGGCAACTTCGTCCCCGGCCTGGTCCGCAACGATCCGCCGGACGTCGTGACCCGGGGGTTCGCCACCGAAACGGCCGAGTTCGTCCGGAAGGGAATCTTCGCCGACCTGTCCGGCCTTCCCGTGGCCAAGACCATCGATCCGAAGTTCCAGGACCTCATCAGTTCCTGGGGGCAATACAAGGGGCACGAAACCAGCGCCCTGCCGTTTTCCATTGCCGCGGCCGGGGTCATCTACAACCGGGACATCTTCGCAGCCCACGGTGTGGCTGTACCAACCACATGGGACGCTTTCATAGCCGCGTGTGAGACCTTCAAGGCAGCAGGCATCACGCCCATCTACGGGACGTTCAAGGACGCCTGGACCCTCCGCCAGGGGGCCTTCGACTACGTCACCGGCGGAATGCTGGACGTCGGCGGGTTCTTCAAGGACCTGATGGCCAAGGGGGCCAACATCCCGCCGTCCGCCCCCGAGTCATTCAGCAATCACTACCGCTCCTCGCTGCCGAAAATCCTTCAGCTGGCATCCTTTTCGCAGAACGGGGCAGCCAGCAAGAACTACTCCGACGGAAATGCCGCATTCGGCAAGGGCCAGGCCGCCATGTACCTGCAGGGGCCGTGGGCGCTGTCCCAGCTTGTGCAAGCCAACAAGGACATCAAGCTGGGCACTTTTCCGCTGCCCGTCACCAATGACCCGGACCAGACAAAGGTGCGCGTCAACGTGGACATGGCGCTCTCCATCACCCGGAACACGCGCAAAGGGGCTGCGGCGGAGAGGTTCCTCAACTACCTCCTGGAACCGTCTGTGGTCAACACCTACAACGAGAAGAACGCCGCCTTCTCGCCGCTGCTGGGCGCCCCTGCCGTTAGCAATCCCCATCTCAGCGGTGTTGCCGCCCACGTGGGCGAAGGCCGCTATTACCAGGGCGCCGGAACGTACTTTCCGCCGTCCGTCCCCATGAACAACTACATCCAGTCCTTCGTCTTCAACAAGAACGGTGAACAGTTCCTGACTACGGTCGACGACGAATGGCGCCGCGTCGCCGAGCGGACAGCGGTCTGA
- a CDS encoding carbohydrate ABC transporter permease yields the protein MTATSLAAETAPSPRQDPSHAPAIRSKRRIDSTYYWMVVPVLALFAFFITLPALVGVFFSLTNYAGYGDWKFIGLSNYVNIFKDPAVLQSYIFTFVFALTTTVVVNVVALAIALGLNAKIKWRTGIRTVFFIPMVLSALVVSFVFNYLFSNTLPVLAERLGFTPLATSILANENLAWLAIVLVTVWQAAPGATIIYLAGLQSVPAEVYEAADLDGAGSFRQFLSLTLPLILGYLVINVILGFKGFLGTYEIIVGLTGGGPGMATQSVAMRIFSGFTGGDYSYQMANAVIYFLITLLISVIQLRLIQRRGVSL from the coding sequence ATGACCGCAACCTCCCTGGCGGCCGAGACAGCCCCCTCCCCGAGACAGGACCCGTCCCACGCGCCCGCCATCCGGTCCAAGCGCCGGATCGACTCCACCTACTACTGGATGGTGGTGCCGGTCCTGGCACTTTTCGCCTTCTTCATCACCCTGCCGGCGCTGGTTGGTGTGTTCTTCAGCCTTACCAACTACGCAGGCTACGGCGACTGGAAATTCATCGGCCTGTCCAACTACGTCAACATCTTCAAGGACCCGGCTGTCCTGCAGTCCTACATCTTCACGTTTGTCTTCGCGCTGACCACCACCGTAGTGGTCAATGTCGTGGCCCTCGCGATCGCCCTTGGACTGAATGCGAAAATCAAGTGGCGCACCGGTATCCGCACCGTGTTCTTCATCCCCATGGTGCTCTCAGCCCTGGTGGTGTCGTTTGTCTTCAACTACCTGTTCTCCAACACCCTGCCGGTGCTCGCTGAACGGCTCGGCTTCACGCCGCTTGCCACCAGCATCCTGGCCAACGAAAACCTCGCCTGGCTGGCCATTGTGCTCGTCACCGTGTGGCAGGCCGCGCCCGGCGCCACCATCATCTACCTTGCCGGCCTCCAGAGCGTGCCAGCCGAAGTCTATGAAGCCGCTGACCTGGACGGCGCCGGCAGTTTCCGGCAGTTCCTCAGCCTCACACTGCCCCTCATCCTCGGTTATCTCGTCATCAATGTGATCCTCGGCTTCAAGGGATTCCTGGGAACCTACGAGATCATCGTGGGCCTCACTGGCGGCGGGCCCGGCATGGCAACCCAGTCGGTGGCCATGCGCATCTTCTCCGGCTTCACGGGCGGCGACTACTCCTACCAGATGGCCAATGCGGTCATCTACTTCCTGATCACCTTGCTGATCTCCGTCATCCAGCTGCGCCTCATCCAGCGCCGGGGGGTATCTCTCTAA
- a CDS encoding carbohydrate ABC transporter permease, giving the protein MTSPTLTRSAPAATKATARRNRRSSREGFKINWWLTALMLVASLTVLLPLYFTVAMALKSPDQIGTGTGLAWPNPMNWENFAAAYVATNFPRAFMSTAFVTVFSVLGSLACSSLVAYAIARNWNHRFFRGSFVYLLSAMFIPFPVIILPLIKQTALLGLDNPAGVVFLHVLGGISFNALLYIAFVRSIPVELEESARMDGATTWQVFRKIIFPLLAPMNATVGIFAFLGSWNDFLLPQMMIADPALQTLPVVQMLFQGEFNTNYSLAFASYLMAMAPTLVVYILAQRWVLSGVMRGAVK; this is encoded by the coding sequence ATGACTTCACCAACTCTCACCCGCTCAGCGCCCGCCGCAACGAAGGCAACAGCCCGCAGGAACCGCAGGTCCAGCCGCGAGGGCTTCAAGATCAACTGGTGGCTCACCGCCCTGATGCTGGTCGCCTCCCTGACAGTCCTGCTGCCGCTGTACTTCACCGTGGCCATGGCACTGAAGTCACCGGACCAGATCGGCACCGGGACCGGCCTGGCCTGGCCCAACCCGATGAACTGGGAGAACTTCGCAGCGGCGTACGTCGCCACCAACTTCCCCCGGGCCTTTATGTCCACGGCCTTCGTCACTGTCTTCAGCGTCCTGGGCTCGCTTGCCTGCAGCTCGCTGGTGGCCTACGCCATCGCACGGAACTGGAACCACAGGTTCTTCCGCGGTTCCTTTGTGTACCTGCTGTCGGCCATGTTCATCCCGTTTCCGGTGATCATCCTTCCCCTGATCAAGCAGACAGCACTCCTTGGCCTGGACAACCCGGCCGGCGTCGTATTCCTGCACGTGCTGGGCGGAATCTCGTTCAACGCGCTCCTGTACATCGCCTTCGTCCGCTCCATTCCGGTGGAACTGGAGGAATCGGCCCGGATGGACGGCGCCACCACCTGGCAGGTGTTCCGCAAGATCATCTTCCCGCTGCTGGCCCCCATGAACGCCACAGTCGGCATCTTCGCCTTCCTGGGTTCGTGGAACGACTTCCTGCTGCCGCAGATGATGATTGCCGACCCGGCGCTGCAGACCCTCCCCGTGGTCCAAATGCTGTTCCAGGGCGAGTTCAACACCAACTACAGCCTCGCGTTCGCGTCATACCTGATGGCCATGGCACCCACCTTGGTGGTTTACATCCTGGCCCAACGTTGGGTACTGTCCGGAGTCATGCGCGGGGCCGTTAAATAG